In Stutzerimonas stutzeri, a genomic segment contains:
- a CDS encoding Lrp/AsnC family transcriptional regulator, protein MQTLLSSIDRKILLLLQHNADLSAAEIAEKVELSQSPCWRRINRMQEEGLIERKVALLNPKKLGLNMTVFVNIKLSAHGRSNLDEFERAVVGYPEVLECHTMAGESDYLLKVVAKDIDSYERFLRDQLLQRPHVQEAHSHIAMSEVKRTTELPLD, encoded by the coding sequence ATGCAGACCCTGCTGAGCAGCATCGATCGCAAGATTCTCCTGCTGCTGCAACATAACGCTGACCTCTCCGCTGCCGAGATCGCGGAAAAGGTCGAACTGTCGCAATCACCCTGCTGGCGCCGCATCAACCGCATGCAGGAAGAAGGGTTGATCGAGCGCAAGGTCGCCCTGCTCAACCCGAAGAAGCTCGGGCTGAACATGACGGTGTTCGTCAACATCAAGCTCTCTGCCCACGGCCGCAGCAACCTCGATGAATTCGAGCGTGCGGTGGTCGGTTATCCCGAAGTGCTGGAGTGCCACACCATGGCCGGCGAGTCGGATTATCTGCTCAAGGTGGTGGCCAAGGACATCGACAGTTACGAACGCTTTTTGCGCGACCAGCTGCTGCAACGGCCGCATGTACAGGAGGCGCATTCACACATCGCGATGAGTGAGGTGAAAAGGACGACAGAGCTGCCACTGGACTAG
- a CDS encoding indolepyruvate ferredoxin oxidoreductase family protein: protein MSLAEIRLDDKYRLATGHLYLTGTQALTRLPMLQHQRDQAQNLNTGCFISGYRGSPLGMLDKSLWEARDYLKQHAIHFQPGLNEELAATAVWGSQQTNLFPGAKYDGVFAMWYGKGPGVDRSGDVFKHGNAAGVSPHGGVLLLAGDDHGCKSSTLPHQSEHAFIAASIPVLNPSNVQEILDYGIIGWELSRYSGCWVALKTIAENVDSSAVVEVDPLRVQTRIPDDFELPKDGVHIRWPDPPLAQEKRLNLYKIYAARAFARANNLNRVMLDSPNPRLGIITTGKSYLDVRQALDDLGLDEALCASVGLRVLKVGMSWPLEPVSVHEFAQGLDEILVVEEKRSIVEDQLTGQLYNWPLDKRPRVVGEFDEHGTSLLPNLSELTPAMIARVIAKRLAPIYSSDSIQARLAFLSAKEKALAARSYDTVRTPHYCSGCPHNSSTKVPEGSRASAGIGCHYMVQWMDRRTETFTQMGGEGVNWIGQAPFTETPHMFQNLGDGTYFHSGSLAVRAAVAAGVNITFKILYNDAVAMTGGQPIDGELRVDQLSRQIADEGVKRIALVSDEPDKYPTRDSFAPITSFHHRRDLDAVQRELREFKGVSVIIYDQTCATEKRRRRKRGKLEDPAKRAFINPAVCEGCGDCGEKSNCLAVMPLETELGRKREIDQNACNKDFSCVEGFCPSFVTVHGGGLRKPEAMAGGIAGDQLPEPQHPTLDRPWNVLIPGVGGSGVTTLGALLGMAAHLEGKGCTVLDQAGLAQKFGPVVTHVRIAAKQDDIYAVRIAAGETDLLLGCDLVVAAGEDSLTRLNDQISHAVINSHESATAEFTRNPDAQVPGKAMREALMDAVGAEKTHFIDASYLATRLLGDSIATNLFLLGFAYQQGLLPLSAEAIEKAISINGVAAELNQQAFRWGRRAVLEREAVEKLARPVEMAEPICQTLEEIVDWRLDFLTKYQNAGYAKRYRSIVERVRAVDSADDLALSKAVARYYFKLLAYKDEYEVARLYSEPEFRQQLEAQFEGDYKLQFHLAPAWLAKRDSTTGEPRKRELGPWVLSAFNVLAKLKFVRGTPLDVFGYGHDRRVERELITEYERNLDQLLAQLKPSNYRTAVAIAALPELIRGYGPVKERSIAKARQQEKLLKEQMNRGDEVQTVRLFEPAA, encoded by the coding sequence ATGTCATTGGCCGAGATTCGCCTGGATGACAAGTACCGGCTCGCAACCGGACATCTGTACCTCACCGGCACCCAGGCGCTGACCCGCCTGCCGATGCTGCAGCACCAACGCGACCAGGCCCAGAACCTGAACACCGGTTGCTTTATCTCCGGCTACCGCGGCTCGCCGCTTGGCATGCTGGACAAGAGCCTCTGGGAAGCGCGCGACTACCTCAAGCAGCACGCCATTCATTTCCAGCCGGGCCTCAACGAGGAACTGGCGGCGACGGCGGTGTGGGGCAGTCAGCAGACCAACCTGTTCCCCGGTGCCAAGTATGACGGCGTGTTCGCCATGTGGTACGGCAAGGGGCCGGGCGTCGACCGTTCCGGTGACGTCTTCAAGCACGGCAACGCCGCGGGCGTCTCGCCCCATGGCGGTGTGTTGCTGCTAGCCGGTGACGACCACGGCTGCAAATCCTCGACACTGCCGCACCAGAGCGAGCACGCCTTCATTGCTGCCTCGATTCCGGTACTCAACCCGTCCAACGTCCAAGAAATCCTCGACTACGGCATCATCGGCTGGGAGCTGTCGCGCTATTCCGGCTGCTGGGTGGCGCTCAAGACCATCGCCGAGAACGTCGATTCGTCAGCCGTGGTCGAGGTCGATCCGCTGCGGGTGCAGACGCGCATCCCCGATGACTTCGAACTGCCCAAAGACGGCGTGCACATCCGCTGGCCGGACCCGCCATTGGCGCAGGAAAAACGCCTCAACCTGTACAAGATTTACGCGGCGCGCGCCTTCGCACGGGCCAACAACCTCAACCGGGTGATGCTCGATTCGCCGAACCCGCGCCTCGGCATCATCACCACTGGCAAGTCGTATCTTGACGTTCGTCAGGCGCTGGACGATCTCGGTCTGGACGAAGCGCTGTGCGCCTCGGTCGGTCTGCGCGTGCTCAAGGTTGGCATGAGCTGGCCGCTGGAGCCGGTCTCGGTGCATGAGTTTGCCCAGGGCCTGGACGAAATTCTGGTGGTCGAGGAAAAGCGCAGCATCGTTGAAGACCAGCTCACCGGGCAGCTCTACAACTGGCCGCTGGACAAGCGGCCTCGCGTGGTCGGCGAGTTCGACGAGCACGGCACCTCGTTGCTGCCGAACCTCAGCGAACTGACGCCCGCGATGATCGCCCGGGTAATCGCCAAGCGCCTCGCGCCGATCTACTCCAGCGACAGCATCCAGGCGCGTCTGGCGTTCCTCTCCGCCAAGGAAAAAGCCCTGGCCGCACGCAGCTACGACACCGTGCGTACGCCGCATTACTGCTCCGGCTGCCCGCATAACAGCTCGACCAAGGTGCCGGAAGGCAGCCGTGCCTCGGCCGGTATCGGTTGCCATTACATGGTTCAGTGGATGGACCGGCGCACCGAGACCTTCACCCAGATGGGCGGCGAGGGCGTCAACTGGATCGGCCAGGCGCCGTTCACCGAAACGCCGCACATGTTCCAGAACCTCGGCGACGGCACCTACTTCCACTCCGGCAGCCTGGCCGTGCGCGCCGCGGTAGCGGCCGGGGTGAACATCACCTTCAAGATCCTCTACAACGATGCGGTGGCCATGACCGGTGGCCAGCCCATCGACGGTGAGCTGCGGGTCGATCAGCTCAGTCGGCAGATTGCCGACGAGGGCGTGAAACGCATCGCTTTGGTCAGCGACGAGCCGGACAAGTACCCGACTCGTGACTCCTTCGCGCCGATCACCAGCTTCCACCACCGCCGCGATCTGGACGCCGTGCAGCGTGAGTTGCGCGAGTTCAAGGGTGTCTCGGTGATCATCTATGACCAGACCTGCGCCACTGAGAAACGTCGTCGGCGCAAGCGCGGCAAGCTGGAAGATCCGGCAAAGCGCGCTTTCATCAACCCCGCCGTATGCGAGGGCTGCGGCGACTGCGGCGAGAAGTCCAACTGCCTGGCGGTGATGCCGCTGGAAACCGAACTGGGGCGCAAGCGCGAGATCGATCAGAACGCCTGCAACAAGGACTTTTCCTGCGTCGAAGGCTTCTGCCCGAGCTTTGTCACCGTGCACGGCGGCGGATTGCGCAAGCCGGAGGCCATGGCCGGTGGCATCGCGGGCGACCAGCTGCCCGAACCGCAGCATCCGACGCTGGATCGGCCCTGGAACGTGCTGATCCCCGGTGTCGGTGGCAGTGGCGTCACGACGCTTGGCGCGCTCTTGGGCATGGCCGCGCACCTGGAAGGCAAGGGCTGCACGGTGCTCGATCAGGCTGGCCTTGCGCAGAAGTTCGGCCCGGTGGTCACTCACGTGCGTATCGCCGCCAAGCAGGACGATATCTATGCCGTACGCATCGCGGCAGGCGAAACCGACTTGCTGCTGGGTTGCGATCTGGTGGTGGCTGCCGGCGAAGATTCGCTGACCCGCCTAAACGATCAGATCAGCCATGCGGTGATTAACAGCCACGAATCGGCGACCGCCGAATTCACCCGCAACCCCGATGCTCAGGTACCGGGCAAGGCCATGCGCGAAGCCTTGATGGATGCGGTGGGTGCCGAGAAGACCCATTTCATCGATGCGAGCTACCTGGCCACTCGACTGCTGGGCGATAGCATCGCCACCAACCTGTTTCTGCTGGGTTTCGCCTATCAGCAAGGGTTGTTGCCGCTGTCTGCCGAAGCCATCGAGAAAGCCATCAGCATCAACGGTGTTGCCGCAGAGCTGAACCAGCAGGCGTTCCGCTGGGGCCGGCGGGCGGTGCTGGAGCGTGAAGCGGTCGAAAAGCTCGCACGTCCGGTCGAGATGGCCGAACCAATCTGCCAAACGCTGGAAGAGATCGTCGACTGGCGGCTGGACTTCCTGACCAAATACCAGAACGCGGGCTATGCCAAGCGCTATCGCTCGATCGTCGAGCGCGTGCGTGCGGTGGATAGTGCTGACGACCTGGCGCTTTCGAAGGCCGTGGCGCGCTACTACTTCAAACTGCTTGCCTACAAAGACGAGTACGAAGTGGCGCGGCTGTACAGCGAGCCGGAGTTCCGCCAGCAGCTCGAGGCGCAGTTCGAAGGCGACTACAAGCTGCAGTTCCATCTGGCACCGGCCTGGCTGGCCAAGCGCGACAGCACCACTGGCGAGCCACGCAAGCGCGAGCTCGGCCCTTGGGTACTGAGCGCCTTCAACGTGCTGGCCAAGCTGAAGTTCGTGCGCGGCACGCCATTGGACGTGTTCGGCTACGGCCATGACCGCCGTGTCGAACGCGAACTGATCACCGAGTACGAGCGCAATCTTGATCAATTGCTGGCTCAACTGAAGCCGAGCAACTACCGCACCGCTGTGGCGATCGCTGCGCTGCCTGAGCTGATCCGCGGTTATGGCCCGGTGAAGGAGCGCTCCATCGCCAAGGCGCGCCAGCAGGAGAAGTTGCTCAAGGAGCAGATGAACCGCGGCGACGAGGTGCAGACCGTGCGGTTGTTCGAGCCTGCGGCGTGA